A single window of Desulfovibrio sp. G11 DNA harbors:
- a CDS encoding YagK/YfjJ domain-containing protein produces MNRKVITSNEFRGYKINNGENNNLFCHKKTLDHIADTTEYMTSNHSRTLMVRLDIQPDQDSEHTLSSKDMTRVIENVKRQTDSRFKNGKNDPDTHVVWVSERTTPDDKPHYHLAIFVNGNAIQNGYSLKEAFNNEVKKKLKTDKDGLVNFSSSNGKVGKLIERNSPDFEHQVNDAVHAASYLAKTRSKEYNPKGSRVSSCTRIRRK; encoded by the coding sequence ATGAACAGAAAAGTTATTACAAGCAATGAGTTCAGAGGTTATAAAATCAACAATGGTGAAAACAACAACCTGTTCTGTCATAAGAAGACCTTAGACCATATCGCAGACACAACGGAATACATGACAAGCAATCATTCACGAACGTTAATGGTACGCCTTGATATACAGCCTGATCAAGACAGTGAACATACACTTAGCAGTAAGGATATGACCAGAGTCATTGAGAACGTTAAGCGCCAAACAGATTCACGCTTTAAAAACGGGAAAAATGATCCTGACACACACGTTGTCTGGGTATCAGAAAGAACTACTCCAGACGATAAACCACACTACCATCTGGCAATATTCGTCAATGGTAATGCAATACAAAATGGCTACTCCTTAAAAGAAGCCTTCAACAATGAAGTAAAAAAGAAATTGAAGACAGATAAGGACGGCCTGGTCAATTTCTCCAGCAGCAATGGAAAAGTAGGCAAGCTCATTGAAAGAAACTCTCCTGACTTTGAGCATCAGGTCAACGATGCGGTACATGCGGCCAGTTACTTGGCTAAAACCCGTTCAAAAGAATACAACCCCAAGGGGTCTCGAGTCTCCTCTTGCACGCGTATCCGCCGTAAATAG
- a CDS encoding DUF3987 domain-containing protein: MYYPLSRREMSDLRRTNSEYAEVKLYMRNKDEYELETHLYEIQRSHSLDNVITPLERIPRHLERECNIPQDIEPPIELLAHSYGIDYLGAIKMLLCAISMAIWGRLFITPKESWDEPGILQTIGIGESGTMKSSLLKKIAHPFRQFEQDRAVSEEQRALSKAKQKFGEKFIRNIEKTKLREAIKTAVQSDPAAVLEQLMQFASENAQFQIDANKELASTVQVSPCLILDTATPMALAKHLKEHGECANIMSAEADFIKKVILDSSADTGLLLRGATQEQYVRLSGNATNEIRLERPSINMLVMSQYSVAEKLYRNEDLNDIGLTARLMPHFFNSSYQREELNAIAMEEYNSKIKKLLDMYYTQDCKAEHFAVKLTSGAIDSLNEFEKEINDIIENKTMPASATPWLRKACGLSLKYALAYHAWRCTIPHTPPITEDEMRVGIEIVRNSLPHVEFAFGPMGLCALNTAQKIIDNIRNRTEDERLKLNQIWDSTLIQQRIGRKAVEVNNALQLLESCHWIILHDDGSKNLKFMLHNNFFGRRYR; the protein is encoded by the coding sequence ATGTACTACCCTTTGTCTAGAAGAGAAATGTCAGATTTGAGAAGAACAAACTCTGAATATGCAGAAGTTAAGTTATACATGCGCAATAAAGATGAGTATGAGCTCGAAACTCATCTTTATGAAATACAGAGGTCTCATAGCTTAGATAATGTTATTACCCCGTTAGAGAGAATCCCTCGTCACCTAGAACGAGAGTGTAACATTCCTCAGGATATTGAACCGCCGATTGAGCTCCTCGCGCACAGTTACGGAATTGACTATTTGGGAGCAATTAAGATGCTCTTGTGTGCAATTAGCATGGCAATATGGGGGCGACTGTTCATCACCCCGAAAGAGTCTTGGGATGAGCCTGGTATACTTCAGACAATAGGGATTGGTGAGTCAGGCACAATGAAAAGCTCTTTATTGAAAAAAATCGCTCACCCCTTTCGGCAGTTTGAACAGGACCGTGCGGTGTCTGAGGAGCAACGAGCTCTTTCCAAAGCCAAGCAAAAGTTCGGTGAAAAATTTATCCGCAATATAGAGAAAACGAAGCTGCGGGAAGCAATCAAAACAGCCGTTCAAAGTGACCCCGCAGCGGTGCTGGAGCAGTTGATGCAGTTCGCCAGTGAAAATGCGCAGTTTCAGATTGATGCCAATAAAGAACTGGCCTCGACGGTACAGGTAAGCCCTTGCTTAATTCTGGATACCGCAACGCCAATGGCCTTGGCCAAGCATCTGAAAGAACATGGAGAATGCGCCAATATCATGAGCGCTGAGGCTGATTTTATTAAAAAAGTTATCCTTGATTCTTCTGCTGACACGGGGCTTCTCCTTCGAGGGGCCACCCAGGAGCAATACGTACGGCTCTCCGGCAATGCCACAAATGAAATCCGCCTGGAACGCCCCTCCATAAATATGCTCGTTATGTCGCAGTACAGCGTTGCAGAAAAGCTGTACCGCAATGAAGATCTGAATGATATCGGCCTTACGGCACGTTTGATGCCCCATTTTTTTAATAGCAGTTATCAACGCGAAGAGCTTAACGCCATCGCTATGGAAGAATATAATTCCAAGATCAAAAAGCTGTTGGATATGTACTACACTCAGGACTGCAAAGCAGAACATTTTGCGGTAAAACTTACGTCTGGTGCCATTGACAGCCTGAACGAGTTTGAGAAAGAAATTAACGACATTATCGAAAATAAGACTATGCCTGCCAGTGCTACTCCGTGGCTTCGTAAAGCTTGTGGCCTCTCCTTAAAATATGCACTTGCGTACCATGCTTGGCGTTGCACCATCCCACACACGCCCCCCATTACGGAAGATGAAATGCGTGTGGGCATAGAAATTGTTCGCAACTCGTTGCCCCATGTTGAGTTCGCGTTTGGCCCAATGGGATTGTGTGCCTTAAATACTGCTCAAAAAATTATTGATAATATCAGAAACAGGACAGAAGACGAGAGGCTCAAGCTTAATCAGATTTGGGATTCAACTCTAATCCAGCAGCGCATTGGACGAAAAGCTGTTGAGGTAAATAACGCACTTCAACTGCTAGAATCCTGTCACTGGATAATCTTGCACGATGATGGCTCAAAGAATCTCAAGTTTATGCTGCATAATAACTTTTTCGGTAGACGCTACCGCTAA
- a CDS encoding XRE family transcriptional regulator, with translation MSTLGTRIKEVRGQETQESFAAKIGVSKGALGGYERDENSPSAEAILKICSGAEISVEWLMTGRGTMRPSENSSPIVYQNGPDDTDVVWVPMVDAVLSAGHGSFETSAHSERKYAFRLDFISRKGNPANMVLMRVAGDSMAPEILHNDVVLIEQGKKTITPGHIFAVGFEESIYLKRIDNLPGKVILKSANPAYPPVELDVRGQNEDQFRIIGRVLWSGREYF, from the coding sequence ATGAGCACATTAGGAACTCGCATCAAAGAAGTACGCGGGCAAGAGACGCAAGAATCCTTCGCCGCCAAGATCGGAGTAAGCAAAGGTGCTCTCGGCGGTTATGAGCGAGACGAAAACTCGCCCAGCGCAGAGGCTATACTGAAAATATGCTCTGGGGCTGAAATATCAGTTGAGTGGTTGATGACAGGCCGTGGGACGATGCGGCCCAGTGAAAACTCTAGCCCCATTGTCTACCAGAACGGCCCCGATGATACCGATGTGGTGTGGGTTCCTATGGTGGACGCGGTGCTCTCCGCAGGGCACGGCAGCTTTGAAACCAGCGCACACAGCGAACGTAAGTACGCTTTCCGGCTGGATTTCATTAGCCGTAAAGGCAACCCGGCAAATATGGTGCTCATGCGTGTGGCAGGGGACAGCATGGCCCCGGAGATATTGCACAATGACGTTGTGCTGATTGAACAGGGGAAAAAGACCATAACCCCCGGCCATATCTTTGCTGTTGGCTTTGAAGAATCTATCTATCTGAAACGCATAGATAACCTCCCCGGCAAGGTCATCCTCAAAAGCGCCAACCCTGCGTATCCCCCCGTGGAACTGGACGTGCGCGGACAAAACGAAGACCAGTTCCGTATCATTGGCCGCGTGCTCTGGAGCGGTCGCGAGTACTTCTAA
- a CDS encoding phage tail assembly chaperone encodes MRQLTLIDNYVTLAGVMPAIKAAMNRIAGASESEGRDILLDKINMVARQSGFGPLPEGAVTSIPPKTAEEMIAERACNVREERDARIREVRWLIERHRDEQDERRATSLSMGQYQALLTYIQALRDVPAQSGFPWDGGGDGTPWPVKPL; translated from the coding sequence ATGCGCCAGCTCACTCTCATCGACAACTACGTCACCCTTGCGGGTGTCATGCCTGCCATCAAGGCAGCCATGAACCGTATTGCCGGCGCTTCGGAGAGTGAGGGACGCGATATCCTTTTGGACAAGATCAACATGGTGGCCCGCCAATCCGGCTTCGGTCCGCTGCCTGAAGGTGCGGTCACCAGCATACCCCCCAAAACGGCAGAGGAGATGATCGCAGAAAGGGCATGCAACGTGCGCGAAGAGCGCGACGCCCGCATACGGGAGGTACGCTGGCTCATCGAGCGCCACCGCGACGAGCAGGACGAGAGACGCGCCACCAGCCTGAGCATGGGGCAATATCAGGCTTTGCTGACCTATATTCAGGCATTGCGCGATGTGCCTGCTCAGTCGGGTTTTCCGTGGGACGGCGGTGGGGATGGAACGCCGTGGCCGGTGAAGCCCTTGTGA
- a CDS encoding pyridoxal phosphate-dependent aminotransferase has protein sequence MQISDRLSSIKPSLTLSVNSRALELKAQGVAVTSLAVGEPDFPTPPHVCEAAKAAIDANFCRYTAVPGIPDLRKAAGAYFDRAYGVPVPQESIVIGAGGKHCLYNFLQATVNPGDEVLIPAPYWLSYPDMVMLAGGVPVTVHAGPEQGFKVTPGMLDAAATDKTRLLILNSPSNPTGAVYTEAEFTAIMDWALARGIFVLSDEIYDQLVFAPAKMTSAIGWFARYPEQVAVLNGLSKSYAMTGWRVGFLAAHPTLIKKISSMQGHSTSSICSIAQKAALAALTGPTDCIDTMREAFMRRRDLGMKIIGSWPWAVCPKPDGAFYLFVDVRKCYGGTVNNSTELCTHLLDKAHVALVPGAAFGDDNCIRLSYAVADDVLAHALKNAGAEMARLAEEVGR, from the coding sequence ATGCAGATTTCAGATCGTTTGAGCAGCATCAAACCCTCTCTGACCCTCAGTGTCAACAGTCGCGCCCTGGAACTCAAGGCCCAGGGCGTTGCCGTAACCAGTCTGGCCGTGGGCGAACCGGACTTTCCCACGCCGCCCCACGTCTGTGAGGCCGCCAAGGCCGCCATTGACGCAAATTTTTGCCGCTATACCGCCGTGCCCGGCATTCCGGATCTGCGCAAGGCCGCCGGAGCGTATTTTGACCGCGCCTATGGCGTACCCGTGCCGCAGGAATCCATTGTTATCGGGGCCGGGGGCAAGCATTGCCTCTACAATTTTTTGCAGGCCACTGTTAATCCGGGCGATGAGGTGCTTATTCCCGCGCCATACTGGCTGAGCTACCCTGATATGGTCATGCTGGCGGGGGGGGTGCCGGTTACCGTGCACGCCGGGCCGGAGCAGGGCTTCAAGGTAACGCCCGGCATGCTGGATGCCGCGGCTACGGACAAAACACGTCTTCTTATCCTCAACTCGCCCAGCAACCCCACAGGGGCGGTGTACACCGAGGCGGAGTTTACGGCCATTATGGACTGGGCCTTGGCACGCGGCATTTTTGTGCTGTCTGACGAAATTTATGACCAGCTTGTTTTTGCTCCGGCCAAAATGACCAGCGCTATCGGCTGGTTTGCGCGCTATCCCGAGCAGGTGGCCGTGCTCAACGGGCTTTCAAAAAGCTACGCCATGACAGGCTGGCGGGTGGGTTTTCTTGCCGCGCACCCCACGCTGATAAAAAAAATATCGTCCATGCAGGGACACAGCACCTCCAGCATCTGTTCCATTGCGCAAAAGGCGGCTCTGGCGGCCCTGACCGGCCCCACGGACTGCATCGACACCATGCGCGAGGCCTTTATGCGCCGTCGCGATCTGGGAATGAAGATCATAGGCTCCTGGCCCTGGGCCGTGTGCCCCAAGCCTGACGGGGCCTTTTATCTTTTTGTGGACGTGCGCAAGTGCTATGGCGGCACGGTGAACAACTCCACCGAGCTGTGCACCCACCTGCTGGACAAGGCGCATGTGGCCCTTGTGCCCGGCGCGGCCTTTGGCGACGACAATTGCATCCGCCTTTCCTATGCTGTGGCCGATGACGTTCTGGCACACGCGCTGAAAAACGCCGGAGCAGAGATGGCCCGGCTGGCCGAAGAGGTGGGCAGATAG
- the sfsA gene encoding DNA/RNA nuclease SfsA produces the protein MPKQIPHTAHQPLLPMPQGCVIGSFVQRRKRFSVELRVNGGELWVHSNNSGSMLGLTRPGNPVLASPAANPARKLKYTQECVWLPQTATPAAPDAPAGADPYARPGFWVGVNTNMPNRMLEAAFHAGRLAFAQGYTSLVREARRGQSRLDGLLTGPNLPPLWVECKNVTMMEDDAACFPDAASERGQKHLRELMDIVAQGERAAMLYLVQRPDGSCFAPADFIDPEYARLFYAALACGVEIYPYRALVDVAGIDLGPLIPLRPAPQNG, from the coding sequence ATGCCCAAGCAGATTCCCCACACGGCACACCAGCCCCTGCTGCCCATGCCGCAGGGCTGCGTGATCGGCAGCTTTGTGCAGCGGCGCAAGCGCTTCAGCGTAGAACTGCGCGTCAACGGCGGGGAGCTGTGGGTACACAGCAATAATTCCGGCAGCATGCTGGGCCTCACCCGGCCGGGCAATCCCGTTCTTGCTTCCCCGGCGGCCAATCCTGCCCGCAAGCTCAAATATACGCAGGAGTGCGTATGGCTGCCCCAGACGGCAACGCCCGCCGCCCCTGATGCCCCTGCCGGCGCCGATCCATACGCCAGACCCGGCTTTTGGGTAGGTGTAAACACCAATATGCCCAACCGCATGCTTGAGGCCGCCTTTCATGCCGGACGCCTTGCCTTTGCGCAAGGCTACACCAGCCTTGTCCGCGAGGCCAGACGCGGGCAAAGCCGCCTGGACGGACTGCTCACAGGTCCCAACCTGCCGCCCCTGTGGGTGGAATGTAAAAACGTCACCATGATGGAAGACGACGCCGCCTGCTTTCCTGACGCGGCCAGCGAACGCGGACAAAAACATCTGCGCGAGCTGATGGACATTGTGGCCCAGGGCGAACGGGCCGCCATGCTGTACCTTGTGCAGCGCCCGGACGGCAGCTGTTTTGCCCCGGCGGACTTTATCGACCCGGAATACGCGCGCCTTTTTTACGCCGCGCTAGCCTGCGGGGTGGAAATATACCCGTACCGTGCTCTTGTGGATGTAGCGGGCATAGACCTCGGCCCGCTCATTCCCCTGCGCCCTGCGCCGCAAAACGGCTAA
- the proB gene encoding glutamate 5-kinase, with the protein MSRQRPHGTASGAGRPEQCGTCGSEEERSETWQQERARVLAQARVIVVKVGSAVLTDASGLSSPVLAGLAAQLAALRDLPLVSDPAGQPQQGARRLVLVSSGAVAAGRAALTSRGRVVETAGLAARQAAAAVGQGQLMQAWDKVFLAHGMPTAQVLLTRDDLRARQRFLNARNTFAELLHWDVLPIVNENDTVSISELKFGDNDCLASLLINLVEADLFINLTSSSGVLAADPQKYPDAPVMDHIDDVATLDLGQLCGGKTLVGTGGMYSKLLAARRAAQLGVPTLILPGREPWVISRAFAAAGVCPAPDGHEPFTRGTWVRSGQHAITRRKFWLAYQSDPAGSVHVDDGAAKALLHKGSSLLPGGVCAVEGTFQRGGLVRVLHKGESIGVGLSNYSAPELKKIMGLKRHEVAAILGDAHYPEVIHRDNLLVDAAV; encoded by the coding sequence ATGAGCAGGCAGCGCCCTCATGGCACGGCGTCCGGAGCCGGACGGCCGGAGCAGTGCGGCACGTGTGGCTCTGAAGAAGAGCGGTCTGAAACCTGGCAGCAGGAGCGCGCGCGCGTTCTGGCTCAGGCGCGGGTAATTGTGGTCAAGGTGGGCAGCGCCGTGCTGACGGATGCCAGCGGGCTGAGCAGCCCTGTGCTGGCGGGGCTTGCCGCACAGCTTGCCGCCTTGCGCGACCTGCCCCTTGTCAGTGATCCGGCGGGGCAGCCCCAGCAGGGGGCGCGCCGTCTGGTGCTGGTTTCTTCGGGCGCGGTGGCGGCCGGGCGTGCCGCCCTGACAAGCCGGGGTCGCGTGGTGGAAACTGCGGGCCTGGCTGCGCGTCAGGCCGCGGCGGCTGTGGGGCAGGGCCAGCTTATGCAGGCCTGGGACAAGGTTTTTCTGGCCCACGGCATGCCTACGGCACAGGTGCTGCTGACGCGTGACGACCTTCGCGCGCGCCAACGCTTTCTCAATGCCCGTAATACCTTTGCCGAATTGCTGCACTGGGATGTATTGCCGATCGTCAATGAAAACGACACGGTATCCATCAGCGAACTGAAGTTTGGTGATAATGACTGTCTGGCGAGCCTGCTTATAAATCTGGTGGAAGCCGATCTTTTTATCAATCTGACCTCTTCGTCGGGTGTGCTCGCGGCTGATCCGCAAAAATATCCCGATGCGCCCGTTATGGACCATATCGACGATGTGGCAACGCTGGATCTGGGGCAGCTTTGCGGCGGCAAGACGCTGGTGGGCACAGGTGGCATGTATTCCAAGCTGCTGGCCGCGCGCCGTGCCGCGCAACTGGGCGTACCCACACTGATTCTGCCCGGCCGTGAGCCTTGGGTCATCAGCCGGGCCTTTGCCGCTGCCGGGGTATGCCCCGCGCCTGACGGGCATGAACCGTTCACGCGCGGAACCTGGGTGCGGTCCGGGCAACACGCAATCACGCGGCGCAAGTTCTGGCTGGCCTATCAGTCTGACCCTGCGGGCAGCGTGCATGTGGATGACGGTGCGGCCAAAGCCTTGCTGCACAAGGGCAGCAGTCTGCTGCCCGGCGGCGTGTGCGCGGTGGAAGGAACCTTTCAGCGGGGGGGCCTTGTGCGCGTACTGCACAAGGGTGAAAGCATCGGTGTGGGACTTTCCAACTACAGTGCGCCGGAGCTCAAGAAGATCATGGGGCTTAAGCGCCATGAGGTGGCGGCCATTCTTGGTGATGCCCATTACCCCGAAGTCATACACAGGGATAACCTGCTGGTGGATGCGGCGGTCTGA
- the obgE gene encoding GTPase ObgE: protein MRFVDEARIQVRAGKGGHGCLSFRREKFVPRGGPDGGNGGDGGSVYLRADNRLLSLYDFRLKRLYEAQNGRPGEGSQCDGRKGENLVLNLPVGTLVYAEGPEGEVLVADLSEPDAEVLVASGGRGGKGNEHFKSSTMRAPRFSQPGEPGEEFNLRLELKILADAGLIGLPNAGKSTFISQVSAARPKIAAYPFTTLTPNLGVMIDEVDPDRRMVIADIPGLIEGAHEGQGLGLRFLKHVERTRFLVHILSIEDVGDEDPWAGFSLVNEELRRFDAELGERRQIEVVNKIDLVSPERLEALKERARADGREVYFISARDDMGLEPLVQELWQVCESTARNEPIVRLEGLTDVEEEEFPEIEVIYTRE from the coding sequence ATGAGATTTGTGGATGAAGCCAGAATTCAGGTGCGTGCCGGCAAAGGCGGGCACGGCTGCCTGTCCTTCCGGCGCGAAAAATTTGTACCCCGAGGCGGCCCGGACGGGGGCAACGGGGGGGATGGCGGTTCTGTGTACCTCAGGGCAGATAACCGGCTGCTCTCGCTGTACGACTTTCGCCTCAAGCGCCTGTACGAGGCACAGAACGGCCGCCCCGGCGAGGGCAGCCAGTGCGATGGCCGCAAGGGCGAAAATCTGGTTCTGAATCTGCCCGTGGGAACGCTGGTGTACGCGGAAGGTCCCGAAGGTGAAGTGCTGGTGGCCGACCTGAGCGAGCCGGATGCGGAAGTGCTGGTAGCCAGCGGCGGCCGCGGCGGCAAGGGGAATGAGCATTTCAAGTCTTCGACCATGCGCGCGCCGCGGTTTTCGCAACCCGGCGAACCCGGAGAGGAATTCAATCTGCGGCTTGAGCTGAAAATTCTGGCGGACGCCGGTCTGATAGGCTTGCCCAACGCCGGAAAATCCACATTCATTTCGCAGGTGTCGGCCGCGCGGCCCAAGATTGCCGCGTATCCCTTCACCACGCTTACCCCCAATCTGGGGGTGATGATTGATGAGGTCGACCCGGACAGGCGCATGGTCATTGCCGACATCCCGGGTCTGATCGAAGGGGCGCACGAAGGGCAGGGGCTTGGCCTGCGTTTTCTCAAGCATGTGGAGCGCACACGTTTTCTCGTGCACATTCTCAGCATCGAGGATGTGGGCGATGAAGACCCCTGGGCGGGCTTCAGCCTGGTCAATGAAGAGCTGCGCCGGTTTGACGCGGAGCTTGGCGAGCGCAGGCAGATCGAGGTGGTGAACAAAATCGACCTTGTAAGCCCTGAAAGGCTGGAAGCCCTGAAAGAGCGGGCCAGAGCCGACGGGCGCGAGGTTTACTTCATTTCTGCCCGCGATGACATGGGTCTTGAGCCTCTGGTGCAGGAGCTTTGGCAGGTTTGCGAGAGCACCGCACGCAACGAGCCGATTGTGCGTCTGGAAGGCCTCACCGATGTGGAGGAAGAGGAATTTCCCGAAATTGAAGTCATCTATACCCGCGAATAG
- the rpmA gene encoding 50S ribosomal protein L27 produces MAQKKAGGSSRNGRDSVGQRRGVKRFGGQRVLAGNILVRQLGTTVHPGVNVGMGRDFTLFAKIDGVVRFEKYIRKRRVLTRVHVEAAAS; encoded by the coding sequence ATGGCTCAAAAGAAAGCAGGCGGCTCTTCGCGTAACGGCCGCGACAGTGTAGGCCAGAGGCGCGGCGTTAAACGTTTCGGCGGCCAGCGTGTTCTTGCCGGCAATATTCTGGTGCGCCAGTTGGGCACCACTGTGCACCCCGGCGTCAACGTGGGCATGGGCAGGGATTTTACCCTGTTTGCCAAGATTGATGGCGTGGTGCGCTTTGAAAAGTATATCCGCAAGCGTCGCGTGCTTACGCGCGTGCATGTGGAGGCGGCCGCCAGCTAG
- the rplU gene encoding 50S ribosomal protein L21, whose translation MYAIIETGGKQYRVEEGSKIVVEKLAAQAGSEISLDKVLMVGGAECKVGAPYLAGAAVTAEVVDHGRGPKIKVFKRWRRNDSRKMRGHRQDFTTIRVKSING comes from the coding sequence ATGTACGCGATTATCGAAACCGGCGGAAAACAGTACCGCGTTGAAGAAGGTTCCAAGATCGTTGTGGAAAAGCTCGCGGCGCAGGCCGGAAGCGAAATTTCCCTGGACAAGGTGCTGATGGTCGGCGGCGCTGAATGCAAAGTCGGCGCTCCCTATCTTGCCGGGGCCGCCGTTACGGCGGAAGTGGTGGATCACGGGCGCGGCCCGAAGATCAAGGTGTTCAAGCGCTGGCGCCGCAATGACTCGCGCAAGATGCGCGGTCATCGTCAGGATTTCACCACCATTCGCGTCAAGAGCATCAACGGCTAG
- a CDS encoding class I SAM-dependent RNA methyltransferase: MNDTITLQIESLTHDGRGLARAHGDAISISGSAPAGGRASGRTRNRGTVVFVTGGLPGQTVRARITRRKSSFCEAEMLEVLQDAPRSAPPVCTHHGDCGGCPLQTMPYDMQLQWKRRIALDAMSRIGGLDAGLVESLFTGVLPSPALEQYRNKMELAFAGSGTEGDPLILGLRRRNGRGVVSVPQCALLPAAARDIVRMAADLAAQSGLPAHTPRDQARYRQAPQEDTAHHGKPDGKGRRGSRPARRAPANSIAAAAMAAEAVQNNGFWRFLVLRRGLSADLRTPGWWALCITSPGSHEEQEKVRTVGQKLLQSFPALAGFIHEERASEDALAQGQKRIASLDRTGAHNPASARFWQPLGGRHFALDAASFFQVNTAAAQVLADMALGMLKRHVSQESPALLDLYCGVGAPGLLMADRCGRLLGLEQDAKAVALAQANAAAMGFTHCSYVAGDAAQRLDRLAPAHENYWHPTETWDAVLVDPPRAGLAPRALNALLRLNAHTILYVSCNPATLARDAARLRGAYRLVEMAAVDLFPHTPHVECLTLWQSL, translated from the coding sequence ATGAACGATACCATTACCCTTCAGATAGAAAGCCTGACCCATGACGGTCGCGGCCTGGCCCGCGCCCACGGCGACGCGATTTCCATATCCGGCTCCGCTCCGGCGGGCGGTCGGGCCTCCGGGCGCACCCGCAACCGTGGCACTGTTGTTTTTGTGACCGGCGGCCTGCCCGGGCAGACCGTGCGTGCGCGCATCACCCGCCGCAAATCCAGCTTCTGTGAAGCCGAAATGCTGGAAGTCCTGCAGGATGCCCCGCGCTCTGCACCGCCCGTCTGTACCCACCACGGCGACTGTGGCGGATGCCCGCTGCAGACCATGCCGTACGATATGCAGTTGCAGTGGAAGCGCCGCATCGCCCTTGATGCCATGAGCCGCATCGGCGGCCTGGACGCCGGGCTTGTGGAAAGCCTGTTTACCGGTGTCCTGCCTTCTCCCGCGCTTGAACAGTACCGCAACAAGATGGAACTGGCCTTTGCCGGCAGCGGCACGGAGGGCGACCCCCTGATACTCGGCCTGCGCCGCCGGAACGGGCGCGGCGTGGTTTCTGTGCCTCAATGCGCCCTGCTGCCCGCCGCAGCCCGTGACATTGTCCGCATGGCGGCTGATCTGGCGGCACAAAGCGGACTGCCGGCGCATACCCCACGCGATCAGGCCCGCTACAGGCAAGCGCCCCAGGAAGACACTGCGCACCACGGCAAGCCGGACGGCAAAGGCAGGCGCGGCTCACGCCCGGCCCGCCGTGCACCCGCAAACAGCATCGCAGCAGCAGCTATGGCCGCAGAAGCAGTGCAGAACAACGGCTTCTGGCGTTTCCTCGTTTTGCGGCGCGGGCTTTCCGCCGACCTGCGCACTCCCGGCTGGTGGGCACTTTGCATCACCAGCCCGGGCAGCCATGAAGAGCAGGAAAAAGTACGAACTGTGGGCCAGAAGCTGCTCCAGTCCTTTCCCGCGCTGGCCGGATTCATTCACGAAGAACGCGCCAGTGAAGACGCCCTGGCCCAAGGGCAGAAGCGCATCGCCAGCCTGGACAGGACCGGCGCGCACAATCCGGCCTCGGCCCGCTTTTGGCAGCCCCTTGGCGGGCGCCATTTCGCCCTGGATGCCGCATCGTTTTTTCAGGTCAATACCGCTGCGGCGCAGGTGCTGGCAGACATGGCACTGGGCATGCTCAAGCGGCATGTCAGCCAGGAATCTCCCGCGCTGCTCGATCTCTACTGCGGCGTGGGCGCTCCGGGCCTGCTCATGGCAGACCGCTGCGGCCGCCTGCTCGGCCTGGAACAGGACGCAAAAGCTGTTGCCCTGGCACAGGCCAACGCCGCCGCCATGGGCTTTACCCATTGCTCCTACGTGGCCGGCGACGCCGCCCAGCGACTGGACAGACTTGCCCCCGCGCACGAAAATTACTGGCACCCCACGGAAACATGGGACGCCGTGCTGGTGGACCCGCCGCGCGCGGGCCTTGCCCCCCGCGCCCTGAATGCACTGCTGCGGCTCAATGCCCACACCATACTTTATGTGTCATGTAATCCGGCCACGCTGGCCCGGGACGCGGCCCGGCTTCGCGGGGCCTACCGGCTGGTGGAAATGGCCGCAGTGGACCTGTTTCCGCATACACCGCATGTGGAGTGCCTGACCCTGTGGCAAAGCCTGTAA
- a CDS encoding AtpZ/AtpI family protein, which yields MSFKDFLKQQQSGLEAMANTGVIGLHLVSGPAVGFAIGYGIDYWLHTGPWGKLIFLLIGIAAGFLNVYRDTKALLKKMARQDALRKGLPPQSEAASAPSGEQGKTDGRDRQKEHDTQP from the coding sequence ATGTCGTTCAAGGATTTTCTCAAGCAACAGCAAAGCGGCCTTGAAGCCATGGCCAACACCGGGGTCATAGGCCTGCACTTGGTCAGCGGCCCGGCAGTGGGATTTGCCATAGGCTATGGCATTGACTACTGGCTGCATACAGGTCCCTGGGGCAAACTGATTTTTCTGCTTATCGGCATCGCCGCCGGCTTTCTGAATGTTTACCGCGACACCAAGGCGCTGCTGAAAAAAATGGCCAGGCAGGACGCTCTGCGCAAAGGGCTGCCCCCGCAAAGCGAGGCCGCAAGCGCTCCTTCAGGGGAGCAGGGCAAAACGGATGGCCGTGACCGGCAAAAAGAGCATGATACACAGCCTTGA